A region from the Osmerus eperlanus chromosome 11, fOsmEpe2.1, whole genome shotgun sequence genome encodes:
- the blvrb gene encoding flavin reductase (NADPH), which yields MSESIKNVVIFGATGKTGQVTLQLAAAAGYSVTVLVREPARLPADHKASKVVVGDVLKKEDVKKAMEGQDAVIIVLGTRDDLSPTTVMSEGTRNILEAMKARGIRKVVACMSAFLLWERSRMPPRLMAVTADHDRMFMVLKESGLDYVAVMPPHIADNFPLTEKYTVTENTLKGKVISKFDLAHFFVKCLSTSDWDGKSVGVCGEYTQP from the exons ATGTCCGAGTCTATCAAGAATGTTGTGATTTTCGGTGCCACTGGGAAGACCGGGCAGGTGACCTTACAACTGGCGGCTGCAGCAG GTTACAGTGTGACCGTGCTGGTTCGGGAACCTGCTCGGCTGCCAGCAGACCACAAGGCCTCCAAGGTGGTGGTTGGCGATGTGCTGAAGAAGGAGGATGTCAAGAAGGCCATGGAGGGACAGGACGCTGTTATCATCGTCCTGGGCACCAGGGACGATCTCA GTCCCACTACTGTGATGTCTGAGGGAACCAGGAACATTCTGGAAGCCATGAAGGCTCGTGGAATCAGAAAAGTGGTTGCTTGCATGTCAG CCTTCCTCCTGTGGGAGCGTTCTAGGATGCCCCCGCGGCTGATGGCAGTGACGGCCGACCACGACCGGATGTTCATGGTGCTGAAGGAGTCTGGGCTGGACTATGTGGCCGTCATGCCTCCCCACATCGCTG aCAACTTCCCCTTGACTGAGAAGTACACTGTGACAGAGAACACGCTGAAGGGAAAGGTCATCTCTAAGTTCGATCTGGCTCACTTCTTTGTGAAGTGTCTGTCGACGTCTGACTGGGATGGGAAatctgtgggagtgtgtggggagTACACCCAGCCATGA